One genomic segment of Bacillota bacterium includes these proteins:
- a CDS encoding peptidoglycan DD-metalloendopeptidase family protein: MFTKKIRFAAKRSQDTAFQSTPLFGSILPVFIFLLLVLLLSSNALGADDLSKKQSELKSVNSKIAATKNLVLKIRNQERGVLAELDRIEKELDKSEASLRKLDLQLDAVSKDIFAAERQLKLAEADLASKKRALSKRLSIFSSRLRALYMNGPLNYLELLIGTRSFTDLITRVDMISRCLEYDAKIYGEVRAEAESIKVQMAEIDQRRSALVEKRKNLQKIEARIAQEHKTLENQRRERARVLARIQGERKNYEQALDELEAMSNQLARVIKELQDQRARSGKVEIKWSGAFVMPVRGRISSDFGNRMHPILHQARFHSGIDIAAPQGSPVVAAADGTVIYSGWISGYGNTVIIDHGGGLSTLYGHNSVLLASNGDWVKKGQLIARVGATGLATGPHVHFEVREEGVPVSPWKWLR; this comes from the coding sequence GTGTTCACCAAAAAGATACGGTTTGCAGCGAAAAGGTCTCAGGATACGGCTTTTCAATCGACCCCATTATTTGGGTCTATTCTGCCTGTCTTCATATTCCTATTACTGGTTCTCCTCTTATCTTCAAACGCTCTTGGAGCTGATGACCTTTCAAAGAAACAGAGCGAATTAAAATCCGTTAACTCTAAGATTGCCGCCACCAAAAATCTCGTCCTGAAGATAAGAAACCAAGAAAGAGGAGTGCTGGCTGAGCTTGATAGAATAGAGAAGGAGTTGGACAAGTCAGAGGCTAGCCTGAGAAAGCTCGACCTGCAGCTGGACGCTGTCAGCAAGGATATCTTTGCCGCGGAGAGGCAGCTCAAATTGGCGGAGGCGGACCTTGCATCCAAGAAACGCGCCCTATCCAAGAGGCTGTCCATATTTAGCAGCAGGCTCCGGGCATTATATATGAATGGCCCCTTGAACTATCTGGAGCTCTTGATAGGAACTCGCAGTTTCACTGATCTGATAACCCGTGTTGATATGATCTCCCGCTGTCTTGAATATGATGCGAAGATATATGGTGAAGTGCGCGCCGAGGCAGAGTCTATCAAGGTGCAGATGGCCGAGATAGACCAACGCAGGTCTGCCCTTGTGGAAAAGCGAAAGAACCTGCAAAAGATAGAGGCAAGGATCGCTCAGGAACATAAGACCCTTGAAAATCAGCGCAGGGAGCGCGCCAGGGTGTTGGCGCGAATTCAGGGAGAGAGAAAGAATTATGAGCAGGCCCTTGATGAACTTGAGGCTATGTCCAACCAGCTTGCCAGGGTCATAAAAGAATTGCAGGATCAGCGCGCCAGGTCAGGTAAGGTAGAGATAAAATGGTCCGGTGCGTTTGTCATGCCTGTGAGAGGGAGGATTTCATCAGATTTCGGCAATAGAATGCATCCAATTCTCCACCAGGCCCGCTTTCATTCAGGGATCGACATAGCGGCTCCCCAGGGTTCTCCCGTAGTGGCCGCGGCAGATGGCACAGTGATCTACAGCGGGTGGATAAGCGGCTATGGTAACACCGTGATCATTGATCATGGTGGGGGGCTCTCAACTCTATATGGGCATAATTCAGTGCTACTTGCATCTAATGGAGATTGGGTGAAAAAAGGGCAGCTGATAGCGAGGGTTGGAGCAACGGGCCTTGCAACCGGACCTCATGTGCATTTTGAGGTGCGGGAGGAGGGTGTCCCGGTGAGCCCATGGAAATG
- a CDS encoding ABC transporter permease — translation MRFHTFGYYISEALKGARRGISLMSLSTIVASFFILGSLALVFVNLDYLSRSLVSRVEIRVFLKNGLSPSQIKNLQSKLEALPEVKSLDFISKDEGLKALKAQLKDKQFLFDVLEENPLPDAIDIKLKDPRKAASLAGTIEAFAGVESVNYGKGFAEALFAATRFIGVIAVAFFAIMTSLLVFIIGNAVRLSIFSRRREIEIARLIGATDWFIRWPFILEGIIIGMSGAAISCLVLYAGYQACLRYLNSGAPFIPVVTDRLIIGLTCLGLVGIGALMGAVASWGFTRRYLKA, via the coding sequence ATGAGATTCCACACTTTTGGTTATTACATATCTGAGGCTTTAAAGGGCGCCCGGCGCGGCATCAGTCTTATGTCACTCAGTACAATAGTCGCTTCTTTCTTTATCCTCGGTTCACTGGCTCTGGTCTTTGTGAATCTGGATTATCTTTCCCGATCTCTGGTGTCGCGTGTTGAGATAAGGGTCTTCCTGAAAAATGGACTCAGCCCATCTCAGATCAAGAATCTTCAGTCTAAATTAGAGGCCTTGCCGGAGGTGAAGTCATTGGATTTCATCTCAAAAGATGAAGGTCTAAAGGCCCTCAAGGCGCAATTGAAAGATAAACAGTTTTTGTTTGATGTGCTAGAAGAGAATCCCCTTCCTGATGCCATCGATATTAAACTTAAGGATCCGAGAAAGGCAGCTTCCCTGGCAGGGACCATTGAAGCATTTGCCGGAGTGGAGTCAGTAAACTACGGCAAGGGATTCGCAGAGGCACTTTTTGCTGCTACCAGATTCATCGGTGTCATAGCAGTCGCATTCTTTGCCATTATGACATCACTCCTGGTATTTATCATAGGAAATGCAGTCAGATTGAGCATTTTCTCTCGTCGCCGCGAGATAGAAATAGCTCGTCTGATTGGAGCAACCGATTGGTTTATCAGATGGCCTTTCATCTTGGAGGGGATAATTATCGGAATGTCAGGCGCTGCCATATCCTGTCTTGTATTATATGCAGGTTACCAGGCATGTCTTAGATACCTTAATTCTGGAGCGCCCTTCATCCCGGTCGTTACAGATCGCCTGATCATCGGATTGACCTGCCTGGGGCTCGTGGGGATAGGGGCGTTGATGGGCGCGGTGGCCAGCTGGGGCTTTACAAGAAGATATCTTAAGGCATAA